In Microbacterium enclense, the DNA window CGACCCGGAGCGGGCGCCGAAGAACTGCACCCAGGCGCCCAGATGATCGGTCGACCGTGCGTACGGCCCGGTCAGCAGCACGCGCCGCGGTGTCGCGAGAGGCAGCGACCCGTCGTTGTGCAGCAGCACGCTGCCACGTGCGGCGGCGGCGCGGACGAGCGCTCGGGAGCGGGCATCCGGGGTCGTGATCTCGGCCGCGGGATCGACGTAGGGGTTCTCGAAGAGTCCGAGCGCCTCCTTCGTCGCGAGCACCCGGCGCACGGCGTCGTCCACGCGCGCGGGGTCGAGACGGTCGGGGGCGGTCTCGGCGGCGTCGAGAGAGAGGGGAGACCCACCCATCTCGACGTCGAGACCGGCCGCGTACGCCTGGCGCACGGCATCCGCGAGGTCGTGGGCGACACCGTGGGGCACGAGGTTGGCGACCCCCTCGGCATCGCCCACGATCACGCCGGTGAAGCCCCACTCGCGCTTGAGCACCTCGGTGAGCAAGCGGCGATGGGCGTGCATCGGGACGCCGGAGACCGAGGTGAACGCGGCCATCACCGAAGCCGCCCCCGCGCGGACGGCGGCCTCGAACGGAGGGAGGTGGACGGTCCGCAGGGCCCGCTCGCTGAGATCGGCGCCGTTGTAGTCGCGCCCGCCCTCGCCCGCGCCGTAGCCGACGAAGTGCTTGGCGGTGGCGGCGACGGCATCCGGAGCCGAGAGATCGTCGCCCTGGTAGCCACGGACCATGGCGGCCACGAGCAGAGCGGTCAGCCAGGGGTCCTCCCCGAAGCCCTCCGAGACGCGGCCCCAGCGCGGGTCGCGTGAGACGTCGGCCATCGGCGAGAACGTCCAGGTGACCCCGCCCGAGCGTGCCTCCGTCGCGGCCAGACGAGCGAGCGCGCGGACGAGCTCGGGATCGAACGCCGCCGCCTGCGACAGCGGGATCGGCGCGATCGTGCGCTGACCGTGGATGACGTCGAGACCGACGAGGAGGGGGATACCCAGTCGGGTCTCCTCGACGGCCACGCGCTGGAGGGCGTTCGTCGCCGTGGCGGAGGGCGGCCAGAACGTCGAGCCGATCCCGCGGCGCACGAGCGCCGCCGCGTCGTCGGGGTCGGGGCGGAAGACGATCTGGAGCTGGCCGAGCTTCTCCTCCCACGTCATGCGCGAGAGGAGGTCGTCGATACGGGCGCTCACGGGAGCGGCCGATAGGTGGCAGACCGGAAGCGCGCGGCACCGTCGCCGCACGCGTACAGGGCGGGCCGCAGGCTCAGGAGGTCGCCGACGGTGTTGGCGTGGTAGCCCGAGACCTCGAAGCGCAGGCCGTGGCGGATCCACTCGCCGTCGGGTTCGCGGTAGTGGATCTCGACGATGTGGTGGTCGTTGCGCAGACGCAGCTGCAGGCGGCGGACGGGCGGAGCCGGCTCGGGCCGGTGGTGCGGGTGCCCGCCGAAGTGGGTGTGCATGCGCCGGCCGTCGATGCCGACGCCGCAGTACAGGCGGTCGTTGAAGAAGAGCAGGAGCCCCGCTTCCACGTCGGCCCCCCGCACCTCGACGTCGACCTCGACCTCATAGGCGTGGTCGGGGGCGATCGTGGTCAGCGGCGACGTGTCGGACGGAGAGGACCCCGTCGCCGCGAGGACGAGGCCGCCCTCGAGCGTGAGGCGGCCCGCCTCCCCGGGGCCGGCTGCATGGAACGTCCAGCGCTCGCCGAGGCGGAGCGTCGAGAAGTCGTCGGTCCACGCCGCGGGTGCAGCCTGCGGCGCGGCTCCGAAGGGAGAGGTGAGGTCGCCGCCGATGTCGTCGGCGCCCACGGGCCACCCGTCGTCGGTCCAGGTGACGGGTTCGAGCAGGATCTGCCGCCCCAGCGTGCGGTAGCCGTTCTCGTACCCGTGCGACAGCATCCACCAGTCGTCGTCGGCGGGGCCCGGCACGATCGTCGCGTGTCCGCGCGACCACCAGGCCTGCGCGGCATCCGTCGTCCGGGTGACGGGGTTGTGCGGGCTGTTCTCCCACGGTCCGTGCACCGACCGCGACCGCGCCGCGATGACCATGTGCCCGGTGGGCGGACCGGCCGTACCGCCGACCGCGCTGACGAGGTAGAACCAGCCGTCCTTCCGCAGGAGCTTGGGTCCCTCGAGCGCGTAGGCCTCGGTGATCCACTCGTCGGGGTAGTGCCATCCGTCGTAGGCGTGCTCGAGGTCCCCGATCGTCGACAGCCCGTCGTCGCTGAGGGCGATGCGGCGCACGCCGTTGGTGAACAGATAGCGCTTCCCGTCTTCGCCGACGACGTGACCGGGATCGATCGCCCCGCGGATGCCGAGATCGATCGGTTCCGACCAGGGGCCCTCCATCGCGTCGGCGTGGATGACGAAGATCGACGGCTCGGTGAGCGGGGACCAGGACGCCGGGATGAACGGGATGTAGATGAAGAAGCGCCCGTCGACCTCGGCGATGTCGACGGCGAAGGTGACCCCGACGGGTTCGGGGAGAGCCGCCGTGACGTACTCCCAAGTGACCAGGTCTCGCGAACGCAAGAGCAGCAGACCCGGGGCCGACTCGAAGGAGGAGGAGGTCATCCAGTACTCGTCGCCCACGCGGATGACGGCCGGGTCGGGGCGGTCTCCGCCGAGGACGGGATTGCGGAAGGTGGTCACGGAAGCTCCTGTGTCGGGTCGGGAAACGCGGATCGGCTGCCGTCCCGGAGGGGGACGACAGCCGATCGCGTGGCGGGGATCAGCCCCGGGCGGATCAGCCCCAGGCGCTGTCCATGTCGGCGAGCACCTGGTCGACCGTCTTCTGCCCGGTCAACAGGCCCTGAACGCCGGCACCGAGAGCGTCGTAGACACCCGGGTTCGGCCAGGCGGCGTTCGGCAGGCCCGTGTAGGCGTTCGACTCCAGCAGCGAACCGATGTTCTTGTACTGCGGCAGCAGGCTGTCTTCCGAGGCGCCTACGATCGGCACGCCGCCGAAGCTGTCGGCGAAGGCCTTGGCCTGCTCGGGGGTGGCGACCCAGTCGAGGAAGTCCTGGATGAGCTTCTTCTTCGCGTCGCTCGCCTTGGCGTTGACGCCCCAGGCGTAGTTGGCCGACGCGAGCAGGAACGGCTTCTGGCCCGAGGAGGGCGGGAAGCTCTGCACCGTCAGGTCGGCGCCGGTGGCCGCACCGATCGAGCTGGCTGCGCTGCCGGGGACGGCGGCCGAGAGGGCCGTGCCGCCGCCGAGGCCGGCGGTGATGTTGTCGAACGTGCCACCGGCGGCACCGTCCTGGAAGCAGCCCGCGGTGTTCATGTCGACGAGGTCCTGCAGCGTCTCCTTCCAGCCCTCGCTGTCGGCGAAGGTGACCTTGCCGTCGGCGCGCTGCTGGTTCCAGTCGGGCTCGGCCTCGTAGACGCGGGTGGCGGAGATGAGCTGGGCCATCAGGCCGGTGTTGAAGGTGATGGCACCGGCGAGGACCGTGAAGTCCTTGCCCGCGGCGCGTGCGGTCGTGCAGTCGGCGAGGAGGGAGTCGTAGCTTTCCGGGTACTCCGTCAGGCCGGCTTCCTTCGCCGCGCCGTTGTTGTACACGAGGCCGACCGGGATGAGCGCCGTCGGCTGGCCGTAGACCTTGCCGTCGACCTCGTACTGGTTCTCGGAGTTGTCGGGGACGAGGCTCGCGGACGAGTCTCCGAGGGGCGCGAGAAGCCCGGCCTCGGCGAGCGAGATGACCGAGATCGGCTGGCCGGTGCCGGGCGCGAGGATCATGACGTCGGCGGCATTGCCGGCCTGCAGCTGCGTGGTGACCTGCGTGTTGTAGGCCTCGGAGGGGTAGGGGATGACCTCGATGTTGAGGCCCTTCTCCTGCCCGTAGGCCTCGAGCGTCTTGGCGTAGGCCTGATCGTCGTCGTTGGACTGAGCGACCATCACGGTGAACCCGTCGGCGCTGTCGTCGCTTCCGGAGCCGCTGCCGCCCGAGCACCCGGCGAGGATGAGGACACCGGCGAGAGGGGCTGCGAGCAGGGGAAGGCGGAGGGGCCGGAGCGAACTGTGCTGTGGCATGGACGAACCCTTTCGTGACTTCTTTGTCTCCAGCCCCGGGTAGTGGCTGGTACGGCTTCGTAGCCGCGAGTTCAGGGTGGCACACATCTGTCGGTTTTCGACATTAGCTTTGCTGATGCTGGGCAATAGTCCCAGCGATTCGCCGCAGAACGTCCCGCTGATCAGGGGAACGTGACGAGGCTCACGGGTCCGGAGAGTCCGGCGGGACGCCCCTCGGCCCGGGGAGAGAACACCTCCGTCATCGGGGCGAAGATCTCGCCCGTGGGCTCCGCCGCCTCGGCGATGAGGCGGTTGCGCCACGGAACAGCGACCTCCACCCGCACGTCGTTCGCGCCCTCGCGCCACGCTGCGGTGACGTCGACGCGGTACGGAGCGGTCCACGCGATGCCGCAGTCCGTCCCGTTCACCCGGACGCGGGCGACGCCGTGCACCGCGCCCAGATCGAGTTCCACGACGGCCGGGGTGCCGGCATCCGGAGCCGTCAACCGCGCGCGGTACGCGCCGGTGCCCGAGAAACCGCGGGCGGCGGCGGTGTCGTCGGTCCAGGGATGCGGCTGCGCGCCGTGCGCGACCATCGCGAGGCCGGGGAGCTCCACCTGCCATTCCCCGTCGAGCGGGAGGGGACGTTCGGTGGCCGATGGTCCTGCCCCCTCGCCGTCGACGACGAACACGGAGCCGAACGGGGGCAGGTCCACCGTGACCCGGCCGTCCCGCGGGTGGAGGGCGCGCCGCGTCGCGCGCACGGGATCCCACAC includes these proteins:
- a CDS encoding glycoside hydrolase family 3 N-terminal domain-containing protein, which encodes MSARIDDLLSRMTWEEKLGQLQIVFRPDPDDAAALVRRGIGSTFWPPSATATNALQRVAVEETRLGIPLLVGLDVIHGQRTIAPIPLSQAAAFDPELVRALARLAATEARSGGVTWTFSPMADVSRDPRWGRVSEGFGEDPWLTALLVAAMVRGYQGDDLSAPDAVAATAKHFVGYGAGEGGRDYNGADLSERALRTVHLPPFEAAVRAGAASVMAAFTSVSGVPMHAHRRLLTEVLKREWGFTGVIVGDAEGVANLVPHGVAHDLADAVRQAYAAGLDVEMGGSPLSLDAAETAPDRLDPARVDDAVRRVLATKEALGLFENPYVDPAAEITTPDARSRALVRAAAARGSVLLHNDGSLPLATPRRVLLTGPYARSTDHLGAWVQFFGARSGSVADELRARRPDLELVIDEGGDFLSADDAGIASAVRSAREVEVAVVLVGEPSALSGEAASRSDLRLPGRQEELIRAVAATGTTTVVVLVTGRPLVVAAWIDAVAAAVVVWHGGTEAPAAIVDLLLGDAEPSGRLPMSFPRSVGQVPIPYAHENTGRPATTGGTLSAEHHDVGLHGPGNVQDKYTSKYLDLPLGPQFSFGHGSGYARFAHGEPEVSASAFPAAGPFDEAVVTVDVEVTNTSDRRGDEVVQVYLRDVVASVTQPVRRLVGFARRSLDAGESATVSIPLPREVFALWADGWRVEPGTFELHVGSTLESTQLVTVEAR
- a CDS encoding family 43 glycosylhydrolase — its product is MTTFRNPVLGGDRPDPAVIRVGDEYWMTSSSFESAPGLLLLRSRDLVTWEYVTAALPEPVGVTFAVDIAEVDGRFFIYIPFIPASWSPLTEPSIFVIHADAMEGPWSEPIDLGIRGAIDPGHVVGEDGKRYLFTNGVRRIALSDDGLSTIGDLEHAYDGWHYPDEWITEAYALEGPKLLRKDGWFYLVSAVGGTAGPPTGHMVIAARSRSVHGPWENSPHNPVTRTTDAAQAWWSRGHATIVPGPADDDWWMLSHGYENGYRTLGRQILLEPVTWTDDGWPVGADDIGGDLTSPFGAAPQAAPAAWTDDFSTLRLGERWTFHAAGPGEAGRLTLEGGLVLAATGSSPSDTSPLTTIAPDHAYEVEVDVEVRGADVEAGLLLFFNDRLYCGVGIDGRRMHTHFGGHPHHRPEPAPPVRRLQLRLRNDHHIVEIHYREPDGEWIRHGLRFEVSGYHANTVGDLLSLRPALYACGDGAARFRSATYRPLP
- a CDS encoding extracellular solute-binding protein translates to MPQHSSLRPLRLPLLAAPLAGVLILAGCSGGSGSGSDDSADGFTVMVAQSNDDDQAYAKTLEAYGQEKGLNIEVIPYPSEAYNTQVTTQLQAGNAADVMILAPGTGQPISVISLAEAGLLAPLGDSSASLVPDNSENQYEVDGKVYGQPTALIPVGLVYNNGAAKEAGLTEYPESYDSLLADCTTARAAGKDFTVLAGAITFNTGLMAQLISATRVYEAEPDWNQQRADGKVTFADSEGWKETLQDLVDMNTAGCFQDGAAGGTFDNITAGLGGGTALSAAVPGSAASSIGAATGADLTVQSFPPSSGQKPFLLASANYAWGVNAKASDAKKKLIQDFLDWVATPEQAKAFADSFGGVPIVGASEDSLLPQYKNIGSLLESNAYTGLPNAAWPNPGVYDALGAGVQGLLTGQKTVDQVLADMDSAWG